A window of Fragaria vesca subsp. vesca linkage group LG7, FraVesHawaii_1.0, whole genome shotgun sequence contains these coding sequences:
- the LOC101302111 gene encoding uncharacterized protein LOC101302111, producing MEPVPITSQKHDPAWKHCQMFKSGDRIQLKCIYCSKLFRGGGIHRIKEHLAGQKGNASTCLRVPPDVRGLMQQSLDGVVVKKRNRQKLDEEITNITPPQDGDVDSLGGTQSDVNNAVQLVGVSVEPISRLLVNREGVTSVRSMDRRKRGRGKSSWSSHGVHGVCNGGALVSRKVNSYVHEAIGRFLFDIGAPPEAVNSAYFQPMIDAIASGGPGMEPPTCHDLRSWILKNSVEEARNNIDKHRATWGRTGCSILVDQWNTELDNVMLSFLVYSPEGTVFLESVDASAIINSSDALYDLLRRVVEDVGVGDVVQVITSGEEQFVVAGRRLADTFPNLFWIPCAARCLDLILEDFGSLDWIHAVIEQARSITKFVYNHNVVLNLVRRSTFGNDIVEPGVTRFGTSFTTLKRLVDLKHCLQVMVTSQEWMDCPYSKEPGGLEISDLISDRDQSFWSSCTLIVRLTSPLLRVLRMVGCEKRPAMGFIYAGMYRAKEAIKKELVKREEYMVYWNIIDQRWEQHWNFPLHAAGFYLNPKIFYSIEGDIHNSIQSGMYDCIERMVPDIKVQDKIMKEIISYKNAAGDFRRKMAIRARDTLLPAEWWSTYGGGCPNLARLAIRILSQTCGSIGYRQSQIPFEKAHGIRNCLERQRLRDLVFVQYNLRLRQMVDKNNGEDCMDPISFDSISLVEDWVTGKDVCSEDFEGSSWMSLDSPSASTMLLGPSNDDAEDLGSGFYDGEIFSRGKDGEIEILEDNVENH from the exons ATGGAGCCTGTGCCCATTACGTCACAGAAACATGACCCGGCTTGGAAGCATTGCCAAATGTTTAAGAGTGGGGATAGAATTCAGCTCAAGTGTATATATTGTAGCAAGTTGTTTAGGGGTGGAGGGATTCATAGGATTAAGGAACACCTTGCAGGCCAAAAGGGCAATGCTTCAACTTGTTTGAGGGTCCCGCCGGATGTTCGGGGTTTAATGCAGCAGAGTTTGGATGGGGTGGTTGTGAAGAAAAGGAATAGGCAGAAGCTAGATGAGGAAATTACTAACATTACTCCCCCGCAGGATGGCGACGTGGACTCACTTGGTGGGACTCAGAGTGATGTGAATAATGCGGTTCAGTTGGTTGGAGTTTCGGTTGAGCCTATATCGAGGTTGTTGGTGAATCGAGAGGGGGTGACGAGTGTTAGGAGTATGGATAGGAGGAAGAGGGGGAGAGGGAAAAGCTCATGGTCGTCCCATGGTGTTCATGGTGTTTGTAATGGTGGTGCATTGGTTTCTAGGAAAGTGAATAGCTATGTTCATGAGGCGATTGGGAGGTTTTTGTTTGATATTGGGGCACCTCCGGAGGCAGTGAACTCGGCTTATTTTCAACCGATGATTGATGCAATTGCTTCAGGAGGTCCGGGGATGGAGCCTCCCACGTGTCATGATCTTCGGAGTTGGATATTGAAGAATTCGGTGGAGGAGGCGAGGAATAATATTGATAAACACAGGGCGACGTGGGGAAGGACTGGTTGCTCTATTTTGGTTGATCAGTGGAACACGGAGTTAGATAATGTTATGCTTAGTTTTCTGGTGTACTCTCCTGAAGGAACTGTGTTTTTGGAATCAGTGGACGCATCAGCGATTATAAATTCCTCAGATGCTCTTTATGATTTGCTTAGAAGAGTGGTAGAAGATGTTGGAGTAGGAGATGTAGTGCAAGTGATTACTAGCGGTGAAGAGCAATTTGTAGTTGCAGGCAGAAGGTTGGCTGATACTTTCCCTAATCTGTTTTGGATTCCATGTGCAGCTCGTTGTCTGGACCTGATCCTTGAGGATTTTGGTAGTCTTGATTGGATACATGCAGTAATTGAACAAGCTAGATCCATCACAAAGTTTGTATACAATCACAACGTAGTCTTAAATCTGGTTAGAAGGTCCACTTTTGGCAATGATATAGTGGAACCAGGAGTTACTCGCTTTGGTACAAGCTTTACAACATTGAAACGACTGGTTGATCTGAAACACTGTTTACAGGTCATGGTGACTTCACAAGAGTGGATGGATTGCCCATATTCAAAGGAACCAGGGGGATTGGAGATTTCAGATCTTATTAGCGACAGGGATCAATCATTTTGGTCCTCATGCACCCTGATTGTTCGTTTGACAAGTCCTCTGTTGCGAGTTTTGAGAATGGTTGGTTGTGAGAAGAGGCCTGCAATGGGTTTTATTTATGCTGGAATGTATCGAGCAAAAGAAGCAATTAAGAAGGAACTTGTTAAGAGAGAGGAATACATGGTGTACTGGAATATTATAGATCAAAGATGGGAACAGCATTGGAATTTTCCTCTTCATGCTGCAGGGTTCTACCTTAACCCCAAAATCTTTTATAGTATTGAAGGAGATATTCATAATAGTATCCAATCGGGTATGTATGACTGCATAGAGAGAATGGTTCCTGATATAAAAGTCCAAGATAAAATCATGAAAGAGATAATTTCGTACAAGAATGCTGCTGGGGATTTTCGAAGGAAGATGGCCATTCGGGCTAGAGATACTCTGCTTCCTG CTGAATGGTGGTCAACATATGGTGGAGGTTGCCCGAATCTGGCTCGCTTGGCAATTCGCATTCTGAGTCAAACTTGTGGTTCAATTGGGTATAGGCAAAGTCAGATTCCTTTTGAGAAAGCACATGGCATAAGGAACTGCCTAGAGCGCCAACGTCTCAGGGACCTTGTCTTTGTTCAGTACAACCTACGACTGAGGCAAAT GGTTGATAAAAACAATGGAGAAGATTGTATGGATCCTATATCATTTGACAGCATTAGCTTAGTTGAAGACTGGGTTACAGGGAAGGACGTGTGCTCGGAAGACTTTGAAGGTTCAAGTTGGATGTCACTTGACTCACCCTCTGCTAGCACGATGCTTTTAGGGCCCTCAAATGATGATGCCGAGGATTTGGGCTCTG GGTTTTATGATGGTGAGATTTTCAGTAGGGGAAAAGACGGGGAAATAGAAATTCTCGAAGACAATGTAGAAAATCACTAG